The Allofrancisella frigidaquae genome has a segment encoding these proteins:
- a CDS encoding IS630 transposase-related protein → MTYSLDFRKKVLSIKKSEGLTYQATADRFKIGKNSVYLWSKQINSKVTKSRPEIKLTQAKLLDDVRAYPDDYQYERAQRLGVSQSCICYALQRLEITCKKRLIATLKQILLNKRILNLA, encoded by the coding sequence ATGACCTATTCACTAGATTTCCGTAAGAAAGTATTATCGATAAAAAAGTCGGAAGGTTTAACATACCAGGCTACAGCAGATAGATTTAAGATTGGTAAAAACTCAGTATACTTATGGAGTAAACAAATTAACTCCAAGGTTACCAAATCTAGACCTGAAATTAAACTAACACAAGCTAAGTTACTTGATGATGTAAGAGCTTATCCAGATGATTACCAATATGAAAGAGCCCAAAGGTTAGGAGTAAGTCAAAGCTGTATATGCTATGCTTTACAAAGGTTAGAAATAACATGTAAAAAAAGACTTATAGCCACCCTAAAGCAGATTCTATTAAACAAAAGAATTTTGAATCTTGCTTAG
- a CDS encoding 5-(carboxyamino)imidazole ribonucleotide synthase, which yields MRIGIIGAGQLARMLSIAGTPLGFEFHCLGKAGDCAQEVVKSVTDIPLDNINEVVNWAKQFDVITFENENISHELIQAINHEVNVYPSAKSIAISQDRLLEKSFMQDHGIATAQFANIDSLAKLEKAVKEFGLPAIVKTRRFGYDGKGQFVIKTQQDIIKAWNALKDAQDGLIYEAFVDFNYEVSQICTADVKGNIAFYPLAKNIHKQGILIESIAPFENDILSQKAQEITKILVKELDYVGTLAIEFFVKGDELIVNEIAPRVHNSGHWSIDGAVTSQFENHIRAITGLILGATDSQKTIMLNCIGNMPSTRDLAALDYVKIHSYNKAPRKGRKVGHLNLNLKDETSEYQLLQARKLIVLSEEL from the coding sequence ATGAGAATAGGTATTATCGGAGCAGGGCAACTTGCAAGGATGTTAAGTATAGCTGGTACCCCATTAGGTTTTGAATTTCACTGTTTAGGTAAAGCTGGCGATTGTGCCCAAGAGGTTGTAAAAAGTGTTACAGATATACCATTAGATAACATTAATGAAGTCGTAAATTGGGCAAAACAATTTGATGTAATCACATTTGAGAATGAAAATATTTCTCATGAGCTTATTCAAGCAATTAATCATGAGGTAAATGTTTACCCATCGGCTAAGTCTATAGCTATTTCTCAAGATAGGTTGCTTGAAAAATCATTTATGCAGGATCACGGTATTGCTACAGCTCAGTTTGCAAATATTGATAGTTTGGCAAAATTGGAAAAAGCAGTTAAAGAGTTTGGATTACCAGCTATAGTTAAAACTCGAAGATTTGGCTATGATGGTAAAGGTCAATTTGTCATAAAAACTCAACAAGACATAATAAAAGCTTGGAATGCCTTAAAAGATGCGCAAGATGGTTTAATATATGAAGCATTTGTTGATTTTAATTATGAGGTTTCTCAAATTTGTACAGCTGACGTTAAGGGTAATATAGCTTTTTATCCATTAGCTAAAAATATCCATAAACAAGGTATTTTAATTGAGTCTATAGCACCATTTGAAAATGATATTCTTTCCCAGAAAGCACAAGAAATAACGAAAATTTTAGTTAAAGAATTAGACTATGTTGGTACCTTAGCCATAGAATTTTTTGTAAAAGGTGATGAGTTGATAGTTAATGAGATAGCACCACGAGTACATAATAGTGGTCACTGGAGTATAGATGGCGCAGTTACATCACAATTTGAAAATCATATAAGAGCTATTACAGGACTCATACTTGGTGCTACAGATAGTCAAAAAACTATAATGTTAAATTGTATTGGTAATATGCCTTCTACTAGGGATTTAGCAGCTTTAGACTATGTAAAAATACACAGCTATAATAAAGCTCCAAGAAAAGGGCGAAAAGTTGGTCACCTTAACTTAAATCTAAAAGATGAAACAAGTGAGTATCAGCTTTTGCAAGCTAGGAAGCTGATTGTTCTTTCTGAAGAGTTGTAA
- the purE gene encoding 5-(carboxyamino)imidazole ribonucleotide mutase, which produces MSIDIGVIMGSKSDWSTMKECCDILDQLGIGYECEVVSAHRTPDKMFTYAETAKKRGLKVIIAGAGGAAHLPGMVAAKTELPVLGVPVKSSILNGKDSLLSIVQMPAGIPVATFAIGVAGSKNAALFAASILQFTDSKIAEALAKFRADQTQNVLENPNPREQ; this is translated from the coding sequence ATGAGCATAGACATTGGCGTGATAATGGGTTCTAAGTCTGATTGGAGCACAATGAAAGAGTGTTGTGATATCCTTGACCAACTTGGTATTGGCTATGAGTGTGAGGTAGTATCAGCACACCGTACACCAGATAAGATGTTTACATATGCAGAAACTGCTAAAAAACGTGGCTTAAAGGTTATAATAGCTGGAGCAGGTGGAGCAGCACATTTACCAGGTATGGTAGCTGCAAAAACAGAGCTTCCTGTGTTAGGAGTACCTGTGAAATCTAGTATATTAAATGGTAAAGATAGTTTATTATCCATAGTACAGATGCCCGCTGGTATCCCAGTAGCTACGTTTGCAATAGGGGTTGCAGGTAGTAAAAATGCAGCACTTTTTGCAGCTAGTATATTGCAATTTACAGACTCTAAAATAGCTGAAGCTTTAGCTAAATTTAGAGCTGACCAAACTCAAAACGTTTTAGAAAATCCAAATCCTAGAGAGCAATAA
- the purN gene encoding phosphoribosylglycinamide formyltransferase, translating into MSKLKLVILGSTRGSNMQAIIDAITIKQVDANIELVISNKKEAYILQRAKEHNIPNKFLSAKGLDREQYDQLLIQEIQSYNPDLIMLIGFMRILGKDFINYFRGKILNIHPSLLPKYAGLMDLAVHQSVIDAKEIKSGCTIHQVTEDVDGGQVVLQLECDVLATDMAETLKERVQKLESKAWVEVIKNWRKSNKNL; encoded by the coding sequence ATGTCAAAATTAAAACTTGTAATTTTGGGCTCCACTCGCGGTAGCAATATGCAAGCTATAATAGATGCAATTACTATTAAGCAAGTTGATGCTAATATAGAGCTTGTAATCTCAAATAAGAAAGAAGCATATATTTTACAAAGAGCAAAAGAACATAATATACCAAACAAGTTTTTAAGTGCTAAAGGACTTGATCGTGAACAGTACGATCAGTTATTAATCCAAGAAATACAATCATATAACCCAGATTTGATAATGCTTATAGGCTTTATGCGAATATTAGGTAAAGATTTTATAAACTATTTTAGAGGTAAAATTCTAAATATACATCCTTCTTTATTACCAAAATATGCTGGTTTGATGGATTTAGCTGTACACCAGTCTGTAATTGATGCTAAAGAGATAAAATCTGGTTGTACTATTCATCAGGTTACAGAAGATGTTGATGGTGGTCAGGTAGTACTGCAACTAGAATGTGATGTTTTAGCTACAGATATGGCTGAAACTTTAAAAGAAAGAGTACAAAAGTTAGAAAGTAAAGCTTGGGTTGAGGTTATTAAAAATTGGAGAAAAAGTAATAAAAATTTGTGA
- a CDS encoding phosphoribosylaminoimidazolesuccinocarboxamide synthase: MIDKQIIINNIKNVLKSTNLDIKDKYIGKVRDMYFADDKSILISTDRQSAFDRSLGFIPFKGQILAQSSVWWFKETAHIVKNHFIASPDPNVIIARKAKVLPIEFVVRSYITGSTSTSLWTHYKNGSRDYCGNILPEGLSKNQKLPHNILTPTTKEQDHDRPISAQDIVKEGWLTQQQWDFASQKALELFEFGQKKAQEHGLILADTKYEFGIDQLTGEIILIDEIHTPDSSRFWLKDSYQDRFEKGLEPENIDKEFFRLWFAKNCDPYNDKVLPQAPEELVVELSQKYITLFEMITGQTFVPPLDKEDINKRIEKNVKNYLDMEKNMNILLIGSGSREHAIAKAVKRSSIENKLFCISSATNPGIAKLSDGYKLADICDCEAIIDYAKSQAIKLAIIGPEAPLEIGLADRLKANGVNVVGPTKEHAQLETSKGFTRELIEEYKIGANPFFKKFNSMDGVEETLKKYQKQFVIKADGLCGGKGVLVWGDHLHTMKEAIKHCQSLVDAGKEFVIEEKLHGEEFSLISFTDGENFIHMPVVQDHKRAHEGDRGPNTGGMGTYSDVNHSLPFLSDSDIQRAKEINEKVIHALADKFGSPYQGIIYGGFMATINDTKVIEYNARFGDPEAMNLLTLLEGDFVEIAKAVATGDLQDVKASFKKQATVCKYLVPLGYPNHSVKNFEIDISQCPSDVELFFGAVDEREGKLIGTGSRAIAVLGLGDNIAEAEQKAENGVKNIYGKLFHRPDIGTKKLINKRINHMNILRGKKYKELS; the protein is encoded by the coding sequence ATGATTGATAAACAAATCATTATAAATAATATTAAAAATGTGTTGAAATCAACTAATTTAGATATCAAAGATAAGTACATTGGTAAAGTTAGAGACATGTATTTTGCGGATGATAAAAGTATTTTGATATCAACTGATAGACAGTCTGCTTTTGACAGATCATTAGGTTTTATTCCTTTTAAAGGGCAAATTCTAGCACAATCTTCAGTATGGTGGTTTAAAGAAACTGCTCATATAGTAAAAAACCACTTTATTGCATCACCTGATCCAAATGTTATTATAGCAAGAAAAGCTAAGGTGCTACCTATTGAATTTGTAGTGAGAAGTTATATCACAGGCTCAACATCAACATCATTATGGACACACTACAAAAATGGTAGTAGAGACTATTGTGGAAATATTCTCCCGGAGGGTTTAAGCAAAAACCAAAAGCTTCCTCATAATATTCTAACTCCTACAACCAAAGAGCAAGATCATGATAGACCAATATCAGCACAAGATATTGTTAAAGAAGGTTGGCTTACCCAGCAACAATGGGACTTTGCGTCACAAAAGGCATTAGAACTTTTTGAATTTGGGCAGAAAAAAGCTCAAGAACATGGTTTGATACTTGCAGATACTAAGTATGAGTTTGGTATAGATCAGCTTACAGGTGAGATTATCTTAATTGATGAAATTCATACTCCAGATAGTTCTAGATTTTGGCTAAAAGATAGCTACCAAGATAGATTTGAAAAAGGCTTAGAGCCTGAAAATATCGATAAAGAATTTTTTAGACTATGGTTTGCAAAAAATTGTGATCCGTATAATGATAAAGTTTTACCACAAGCACCAGAGGAGCTAGTTGTAGAACTATCACAAAAGTATATTACTCTTTTTGAAATGATTACAGGACAAACATTTGTTCCACCATTGGATAAAGAGGATATTAATAAGCGTATAGAAAAAAATGTTAAAAATTATCTAGATATGGAGAAAAATATGAATATTCTTCTAATTGGCTCAGGTAGTAGAGAGCATGCTATTGCAAAAGCTGTTAAAAGAAGTTCGATAGAAAATAAACTATTTTGTATAAGTAGTGCTACCAATCCAGGTATTGCTAAGTTATCAGATGGTTATAAATTAGCAGATATATGTGATTGTGAGGCTATTATAGATTATGCAAAATCACAAGCTATAAAGCTTGCAATTATTGGTCCTGAGGCTCCATTAGAGATCGGGTTGGCAGATAGGCTCAAAGCAAATGGGGTCAATGTTGTTGGGCCCACTAAGGAGCATGCTCAATTAGAAACATCTAAAGGCTTTACTCGTGAGCTTATAGAGGAGTATAAAATTGGAGCTAATCCGTTTTTTAAAAAATTCAATTCTATGGATGGTGTTGAAGAAACACTTAAAAAATACCAAAAGCAATTTGTAATAAAAGCAGATGGTTTATGTGGTGGTAAAGGTGTACTTGTATGGGGAGATCATCTTCATACAATGAAAGAGGCTATTAAACATTGTCAATCATTAGTAGATGCTGGTAAAGAATTTGTTATTGAAGAAAAGCTTCATGGTGAAGAATTTTCTTTAATATCTTTTACTGATGGTGAAAACTTTATACACATGCCAGTTGTCCAAGATCATAAACGCGCCCATGAAGGCGATAGAGGGCCGAATACAGGCGGTATGGGTACGTATTCAGACGTAAATCATAGCTTACCATTTTTGTCTGATAGTGATATTCAAAGAGCTAAGGAAATCAACGAAAAAGTTATTCATGCATTAGCTGATAAGTTTGGGTCTCCTTATCAAGGGATCATTTATGGTGGTTTTATGGCAACAATTAATGACACTAAAGTCATAGAGTATAACGCCCGTTTTGGAGATCCAGAAGCTATGAATTTGCTGACTTTATTAGAAGGTGATTTTGTGGAAATAGCTAAAGCGGTAGCTACAGGTGATTTACAAGACGTTAAGGCAAGCTTTAAAAAACAGGCTACAGTATGCAAGTATTTAGTGCCTCTGGGGTATCCAAATCACTCGGTAAAAAACTTTGAAATCGATATATCTCAATGTCCTAGTGATGTTGAGCTATTTTTTGGTGCAGTAGATGAAAGAGAGGGTAAACTTATTGGGACAGGTTCAAGAGCTATAGCTGTGTTAGGTTTAGGTGACAATATTGCTGAAGCTGAGCAAAAAGCAGAAAATGGTGTGAAAAATATTTATGGTAAATTATTCCATCGACCAGATATAGGAACCAAGAAGCTTATAAATAAGCGTATTAACCATATGAATATTTTACGTGGTAAAAAATACAAAGAACTTAGCTAG